One genomic region from Mastacembelus armatus chromosome 21, fMasArm1.2, whole genome shotgun sequence encodes:
- the LOC113122962 gene encoding uncharacterized protein LOC113122962, which produces MAHFRGQIRGPHWGPTMDNMLIDFWRKHECLFNSSNDSYYDKNMKTKLWTEFAVAVGKPVCDVERRSRSLRTQYGRLLWHPERVSTFQQKMLRDKLDFLRPYIVRRRGDSHLEEKIDNQEEDDEELETEGSFEQDVGSSSGSLLDADADPNEEPRSATSSPNPAPLHCPNSQPQVTEVISLSCPHQTATPPSTFRHDILNQFAEVMLADMRQIKNHMVLMRLRRDITDLVFKAVEEDAQRQCHPVLSVPVLGVSTRSCSRSQQWSSQTNVSWRQGVLNRKNRWSDLGRRRQRWEELKHIRRASRGQLLRPTQQGHAHEDMAENSTQASEIKRETEPHIVKIEEETPALA; this is translated from the exons ATGGCACACTTTAGGGGTCAGATACGCGGGCCACACTGGGGTCCTACAATGGACAACATGCTGATAGATTTCTGGCGCAAACATGAATGTCTTTTTAATTCCTCGAACGATTCATACTACGACAAGAATATGAAGACCAAACTGTGGACCGAGTTCGCGGTGGCCGTCGGCAAGCCTG TCTGTGATGTTGAGAGGAGATCAAGATCGCTCCGCACGCAGTACGGGAGGCTGCTGTGGCATCCAGAGAGGGTCAGCACTTTCCAGCAGAAGATGCTCAGGGACAAACTTGATTTCTTGAGGCCATATATAGTTCGCAGGCGAGGTGATTCACATCTG GAGGAGAAGATTGACAATCAGGAAGAGGACGATGAGGAGCTAGAGACCGAAGGAAGTTTTGAGCAGGATGTAGGAAGCTCAAGTGGCAGCCTGCTGGATGCCGATGCAGACCCGAATGAGGAACCCCGGTCTGCTACCTCCAGCCCAAACCCTGCTCCCCTGCACTGTCCAAACTCGCAGCCTCAAGTCACAGAGGTCATTTCTCTGAGCTGTCCACACCAAACAGCAACACCACCCAGCACATTCAGACACGACATACTAAACCAGTTTGCAGAGGTTATGCTTGCAGATATGCGGCAGATTAAAAACCATATGGTGCTTATGAGACTTCGGCGAGACATCACAGACCTGGTGTTCAAAGCTGTGGAAGAGGATGCACAGAGACAATGCCATCCAGTGTTGTCTGTGCCCGTGCTGGGGGTCAGCACACGGAGCTGCTCCAGGTCTCAGCAGTGGTCTTCTCAGACAAATGTGTCTTGGAGGCAAGGTGTTCTGAATAGAAAGAACAGATGGTCAGATCTTGggaggagaagacagagatgGGAGGAGTTGAAGCATATAAGGAGAGCATCCAGGGGTCAATTACTGCGGCCCACCCAGCAGGGCCACGCTCACGAGGACATGGCAGAAAACAGCACTCAGGCTTCAGAGAttaaaagagagacagagccaCATATAGTTAAAATAGAGGAGGAGACACCTGCATTGGCTTGA